The genome window CAGCCCTCCTTCGTCTTCTGGACCTGGCGGATCGGCAGGGCGTCAAAGAACTCGTTGGCGACGATCAGCAGCGGTGCATCGTCTGGCAAGGTTGCAATATCGCTGTGCCATGTCGGGGCCATCGGCGCCCGCTCCAGGGCGCGCGCCTGGGACTGCCGCAGGATCGGACTGGTTTCCACCAGATGCAGATGGACCGCCTCCAGAAAGCCCGGCATGCGCTTCGCCGCGCGCAGAAGGTCGGCCATCAGGGTACCGCGCCCTGGACCGAACTCGACCAGGTGCACCTTTCGCGGCGTTCCCATCTGTGCCCAGATTTCGGCGCACCACAGACCGATCAATTCACCGAACATCTGCGAGATTTCAGGCGCCGTCGTGAAGTCCCCGGCGCGGCCGAACGGATCGCGGGTGATATAGTATCCAAGCTCCGGATGGCCCAGCGCGTCCCCCATGAAATCCGCCAACGTCAGCGGACCTTCGATGGCGATCCGCCGTCGCAGATGCTGCTCCAGCGGGGTCACGCGGCCGATTTCCCCTTACGCGCCTTCTCCGGCGCCACCGGCGGGCGGTGAATGGCCTGATGGATCAGCCAGGCGCCGCCCAGCAGCATCGGCAGGGACAGCCACTGCCCCCATGTCGTGCCGAAGGGCAGAACGCTGGTCAGCACTTCCGGCTCCCTGAAGACCTCCCCCACGGCGCGGGCGACGGCATAGCCCATCAGGAAGACCCCTGTCGGCAGCCCGGGCCGCGACAGGCCATTGAAACGCCGCACCACGACGATCATGACGATCAGCAGGATCGCCCCTTCCATCGCCGCCTCATAAAGCTGGCTGGGATGACGCGGCAGCAGATCGCCGGATCGCGGAAAGGCCATGGCCCAGGACAGGTCGGTCACGCGCCCCCAATGCTCACCATTGATGAAGTTCGCAATGCGCCCCAGCAGGATGCCGAAGGGCGCGACGGTAGCGATGATATCGGTCAGCGAGAACAGTGGAATCCTGTTCATCCGAGCAAACAGCACCATGGCCACCGTGACCCCCAGAATACCGCCGTGGAAGGACATGCCGCCCTCCCAGACCTTGAAAATCTGCAGTGGCTGCTCGATGAACATGTGCGGCGCATAGAATGCAAAGGCGCCCAGCCGACCGCCGACAATGACCCCGATCACCGCCCAGGTCAGAAAGCGGTCGATGTGGTCCCGGGTGACGCCCAGCGGGCTGGTCTCCGCCAGACGCATGCCCCAGCGCCAACCGACGATCAGGCCGAAAATGTATGCCAGGGCATACCAACGCAAATCGAACGGACCGATCGAAAGCAGTACCGGGTCCAGATCGTGCACCCACACGCCGTTTTCCATTGTCACTCCTGCGTACCGAACCCCGCTTCCCTGTTCGGGTCAGCGATAGGGGTCTTCGGTTGCCAGATATTCCTTGATATAGGTGGCGACGCCGTCTTCGACCGATGTCGCGGGGCTCTTGTACCCGGCAGCGGCGATGCGGTCCATCCGGGCCTCCGTGAAATATTGATAATGCCTGCGGATATCTTCGGGCGTGTCGAGCCAGTCGATAGCCGGCTCCTTGCCCAGGGCAGCAAAGACCGCGTTCGCGAGATCCAGAAAACTGCGCGCCTTGCCGGAACCACAGTTGAAAACCCCGGACACATGGGGGTTGTCATAGAGCCAGAGCATCATGTCGACGCAATCGCCGACCCAGACGAAGTCCCGCATCTGACCGCCATCCTCGTAATCCGGATGGTGGGAGCGGAACAGTCGGGCCCGACCGGAATCGCGCACCTGCTCATACAACTGATGGGCGACGGATCGCATGCCACCCTTGTGATACTCATTCGGGCCATAGACATTGAAGAACTTCAATCCAGCCCATTGCAGCGGTGCTGCCCCCTGGGCCGCGAGGCGTGAAGCGTTACAGTCGAACAGCTTCTTCGACCAGCCATAGGGATTCAGCGGACGCAGGGCAGTCAGCGCCTTTAGATCGTTATCATCCTCGAAGCCCAGGCTTCCGTCGCCATAGGTCGCCGCGGAGGACGCATAGATCAGACGCACGTCGTTCTCCGCGCACCAGTACCAGAGCCGCATCGACAAGGCGAGATTGGTTTCCAGGATCAGGTCGACATCGGTTTCCGTCGTCGCGGAAATGGCGCCCATATGAAAGACGCAGTTCACCGAGCTGCCGTTTTCATCCAGCCAGGCCGACAGGTCTTCCGGAAGGACGGTCGCAACGATCGGGTGCTTCGCGACATTCTTCCATTTTGCGCCATCGCGGAACCTGTCGCAGACCGCGATCGGACCCAGCCCGCGTGCTGCGAGCCCTGCAATCAGGTTGGAGCCGATGAACCCGGCGCCGCCGGTAACGAGAATCATGACCGGACCTTTCGTGACATTGGCCGTGCCCTTTCATAATCTGCGCGACCTGCGCTCGCAACCGTTGCCCCGCCCGGATGCAAGGAATATCTAAGGGGTAGGACACAGCCATGAAACGGGAGCTGTAAGATGCAGACCACCGGCAAATTCTTCGACGATTTCGCCAAGATGGCGGGCGGCGCCATGGGTGCGCTCGGCGGCGTGAAGGAAGAAGCGGAAGCCGCCATCCGCCAGCGTCTGGAACGCATTCTGGCTGACATGGATGTCGTGCCCCGGGACGAATTCGACGCCATGGCCGATGTCGCGCGACGCGCCCGGGAGGAACAGGAAAAGCTGTCCGCAAAGGTCGCGGACCTGGAAGCCCGGCTGAAAAAGCTGGAAGGTGGCAAGACGGCGTCAAAGAAAGCGGCGTCCAAAAAGGCAGCCGCCCGGAAGCCCGGCGCGGACTGATCCGGCGGGCGGAGGCGCTGGCCCCGTCGACGGCGCAGCATACCTCAAAAGCTATCGGACAGTCCGGGCGGAACGTCCGTGTTCCGGAAGTAGCCCAGGCTTCCCGCGCCTTCTTCCCGGCGCACCGGGCGATATTGGCTTTTCCCCTGCCTGTGCCCGGCTGTCATCGCGGTTGCCGGAACAACCTCGGGTCCCTCTCCCGCACCCGAACGGCATGCGTCGTTCTTTTTCCCGAAAGCTTGTGATACAATGGAAACACAACCCCAAAGTGCTCTTTGGGCTCGGCATCCGCTCAATCGTTCTATGAAAGGAACAGATGATGAAGCGATGCACCATGATAGCGGCGGTCGCCCTGACCCTTTCAATGATCGGCGCCCTCCAGCCGATCCGATCACAAGACGCCGGCGATACGGTCGTCTTTGCCGTCGGGGAATGGCCGCCTTTCGTCTCGGAAATCGAAACCGGTTACGGAATTCACCCGCGCCTCGTCACCAGGGTCTTCGAAGACGCCGGGTACAAGGTGGCATACGACTTCATGCCGTGGCAGCGTGCGGCAGCCTCAACCAAGGCCGGTCAGTATGTCGCGACCTTTCCGTGGCAGAGAACCGGCGCACGGTCCGAAGATTTCCTGATTTCGGAGAAGTCGCTGGGCCCGAACCTTTCCGTCGCCTACTACGAAGCGGCACGCTTTCCGGAGGGGCTTCGTGGCACAACGCTGGAGGCTCTGGCGGCGGAAGGCTACAGCTTCGTCGGTGTCCGGTCCTACATACACACCCAGAAACTGACCGAAATCGGGGCCAGACTTCACATCGTCAGCAATTCGGAGCTGGCCTGGAAGATGCTGTCGCGCGGGCGCATCGACATCTACATAGACAATGAAATCGTCGGAGACATCGAAAGGGTCGATTTTCTGGGAGAGAAGCGAGCCGCGGATTTTGCGAAATCGACCCCGATCAGCGACGACCCGTTGTTCATAATGTTCAGCCGGAGCCACCCGGACAGTCGCAAGCTGCTGGAGGTCTGGGACAGTTCAATGTCCCATTGACCCCTGGCCGGCCCAGTCGCCACGCACATTGCTCAGGCACCGCCGTCAGATGACCTCGTCGGATCGGTCGTCGGTTTCGCCATAGCGGCGAAGCGCCGGCGGGCGCGTGCCCTCGTACAACCGGTCCAGATTGGCGGCAATCTTCGCATTCTCTCGCTCGAACAGGCTGTTTCCCTGCAGGTCGGATTCGACAATGAAGGGGCCGAACTGCGCGACCTCGAAGCACCACAACGCCTGCGCAAGGCCCAGTTCATCGATCCAGTCGACGCTGTCGACGGACCGAACGCCACGCCCCAGCAAGGCCCCTGTTCCGTAGCCGACCGTCGTCAGATAGATCGCCCCGTTCGGGACGAAGTGACGCTTGTAGTCTTCAGACGTCA of Alphaproteobacteria bacterium contains these proteins:
- the lgt gene encoding prolipoprotein diacylglyceryl transferase yields the protein MENGVWVHDLDPVLLSIGPFDLRWYALAYIFGLIVGWRWGMRLAETSPLGVTRDHIDRFLTWAVIGVIVGGRLGAFAFYAPHMFIEQPLQIFKVWEGGMSFHGGILGVTVAMVLFARMNRIPLFSLTDIIATVAPFGILLGRIANFINGEHWGRVTDLSWAMAFPRSGDLLPRHPSQLYEAAMEGAILLIVMIVVVRRFNGLSRPGLPTGVFLMGYAVARAVGEVFREPEVLTSVLPFGTTWGQWLSLPMLLGGAWLIHQAIHRPPVAPEKARKGKSAA
- the rfaD gene encoding ADP-glyceromanno-heptose 6-epimerase, with translation MILVTGGAGFIGSNLIAGLAARGLGPIAVCDRFRDGAKWKNVAKHPIVATVLPEDLSAWLDENGSSVNCVFHMGAISATTETDVDLILETNLALSMRLWYWCAENDVRLIYASSAATYGDGSLGFEDDNDLKALTALRPLNPYGWSKKLFDCNASRLAAQGAAPLQWAGLKFFNVYGPNEYHKGGMRSVAHQLYEQVRDSGRARLFRSHHPDYEDGGQMRDFVWVGDCVDMMLWLYDNPHVSGVFNCGSGKARSFLDLANAVFAALGKEPAIDWLDTPEDIRRHYQYFTEARMDRIAAAGYKSPATSVEDGVATYIKEYLATEDPYR
- a CDS encoding accessory factor UbiK family protein translates to MQTTGKFFDDFAKMAGGAMGALGGVKEEAEAAIRQRLERILADMDVVPRDEFDAMADVARRAREEQEKLSAKVADLEARLKKLEGGKTASKKAASKKAAARKPGAD
- a CDS encoding transporter substrate-binding domain-containing protein codes for the protein MMKRCTMIAAVALTLSMIGALQPIRSQDAGDTVVFAVGEWPPFVSEIETGYGIHPRLVTRVFEDAGYKVAYDFMPWQRAAASTKAGQYVATFPWQRTGARSEDFLISEKSLGPNLSVAYYEAARFPEGLRGTTLEALAAEGYSFVGVRSYIHTQKLTEIGARLHIVSNSELAWKMLSRGRIDIYIDNEIVGDIERVDFLGEKRAADFAKSTPISDDPLFIMFSRSHPDSRKLLEVWDSSMSH